A section of the Myxocyprinus asiaticus isolate MX2 ecotype Aquarium Trade chromosome 40, UBuf_Myxa_2, whole genome shotgun sequence genome encodes:
- the LOC127431336 gene encoding odorant receptor 131-2-like, which yields MAGANGTIEDLSFTHQQFFKVDFDAVTSTKTAVAALIPLFFIYVNCVMLFALGSKSIFHETPRYILFGHMLMSDSVLLLVTTIMYAMTLSVLQMTKAICTLLVFVSHCTFRNAPLTLAVMSLERYVAICFPLRHCNIATPKRTCVALGIIWFLSSLSIVIDIIFALIVNPNYLTEISYCTLEKLFIAKWQTGKYEGFDVLYFVSVAMIIIFTYISIMVTARSVSSEKDSARKAHRTVLLHLIQLGLCLTSFLYTTIERTLYMMSEGNSSIFKHLRFLNYLLVLLLPRCLSPLIYGLRDDAVRPLFKYFFYRSGKVRPSVNVH from the coding sequence ATGGCAGGGGCCAATGGCACAATTGAGGATCTGTCTTTTACTCATCAGCAATTCTTTAAGGTAGACTTTGATGCTGTCACCAGTACTAAAACTGCAGTGGCTGCACTGATACCCCTGTTCTTCATCTATGTAAACTGTGTCATGCTCTTTGCTCTAGGAAGCAAGTCCATATTCCATGAGACGCCACGCTACATTCTTTTTGGCCACATGCTTATGAGTGACTCTGTACTTTTGCTGGTCACCACCATCATGTATGCCATGACTCTGTCTGTCCTCCAAATGACTAAAGCCATCTGCACTCTTTTAGTCTTTGTCTCCCACTGCACATTCCGAAATGCTCCTCTGACACTGGCAGTGATGTCCCTGGAGCGGtatgtggctatctgctttccttTAAGGCACTGCAACATCGCCACACCAAAAAGGACTTGCGTCGCATTAGGAATCATCTGGTTCCTTAGCTCTCTGAGTATTGTTATAGACATTATATTTGCATTAATTGTCAACCCCAATTATTTAACAGAGATTTCATACTGCACACTTGAGAAACTGTTTATAGCCAAATGGCAGACAGGTAAATATGAAGGGTTTGATGTGCTTTATTTTGTGTCTGTTGCAATGAtcattattttcacttacattaGCATTATGGTGACAGCCCGGTCTGTTTCATCTGAGAAAGATTCTGCTAGGAAAGCACACAGAACAGTGTTATTGCACTTGATTCAGCTGGGCCTGTGTCTCACCTCTTTCCTCTATACTACAATAGAGAGAACACTGTACATGATGAGTGAAGGCAATTCTTCAATTTTCAAGCACCTCAGATTTCTGAATTATCTTCTAGTTCTTCTGTTGCCACGCTGTCTGAGCCCTCTGATCTACGGTCTGAGAGATGATGCTGTGAGGCCTTTATTCAAATATTTCTTCTATCGATCAGGCAAAGTAAGACCCTCTGTTAATGTGCATTAA